A single window of Persephonella sp. DNA harbors:
- a CDS encoding carboxymuconolactone decarboxylase family protein, with translation MSNQMPSIEQILGMMANKLGGEEHIPEAIKHAKEIAPELIVDVAMSSKKSVADENSPFDPKTSTLIFLAAALALRDEECIKAQTKAALNMGATKEELLAVIKIVKHAVNSSIVGASTPILKEIFERK, from the coding sequence ATGTCAAATCAGATGCCAAGTATAGAACAAATTTTAGGAATGATGGCGAACAAACTTGGAGGAGAAGAACATATCCCGGAAGCAATCAAACACGCAAAAGAGATTGCACCTGAATTAATAGTTGATGTTGCAATGAGTTCTAAAAAAAGCGTTGCAGATGAAAATTCACCATTTGATCCAAAAACAAGCACACTTATTTTTCTTGCTGCAGCACTGGCTTTAAGGGATGAGGAATGTATAAAAGCTCAAACTAAAGCAGCATTAAATATGGGAGCAACAAAAGAAGAACTTCTTGCAGTTATCAAAATAGTTAAACATGCAGTAAATTCATCAATAGTAGGTGCCTCTACACCTATATTAAAAGAAATTTTTGAGAGGAAATAG